One stretch of Chlamydia abortus DNA includes these proteins:
- a CDS encoding type III secretion system protein, which yields MFFQFLKKKVASLGISPLGILLVFSALGGAIFFRNNASNSPDFPSPPEKKTSGWLKLSQVAHPKLLESLAKKEQLERDLTMFQPVAHATVALSLPTEDDPHIVPQVSVILSSHKNEMFSLPLLQSITDYLSSSVPGLTKEHITLSDNLGNTYSPGELSTNSLLLSACEQYLGKIFPKEHFALACLANNTPGIQLTINEKYLAKFPKEKRTTFLLHAEEHLKKICGPAQPIVIEKFPFSQTIKKDRLSYKLLVGGTILLSSLGIIALASFYLAFYAYECIPSESKKIKQGINITKLVEILQKESPEKIRLILSYLDPKKADEIFKHLPEDIKHQVLKL from the coding sequence GTGTTTTTCCAATTCCTGAAAAAGAAAGTTGCTTCATTAGGCATCTCTCCCTTAGGCATCTTACTTGTTTTTTCGGCTTTAGGGGGCGCAATCTTTTTTAGGAATAACGCGTCTAACTCTCCTGATTTTCCCTCTCCACCTGAAAAAAAAACCTCGGGATGGCTTAAGCTGAGCCAAGTGGCACATCCAAAATTGTTAGAATCCTTAGCAAAAAAAGAACAGTTAGAAAGAGACCTCACTATGTTTCAACCGGTAGCTCATGCTACTGTTGCTCTATCTCTTCCTACGGAAGACGATCCTCATATTGTGCCTCAAGTATCGGTGATTCTCTCCTCTCATAAAAATGAAATGTTTTCATTACCTCTATTGCAATCCATTACTGATTACTTATCCAGTAGCGTGCCGGGATTAACTAAAGAGCACATTACCTTGTCGGATAATTTAGGAAATACATATTCTCCGGGGGAGCTCTCTACAAATTCTCTATTGCTCTCTGCATGCGAACAATATTTAGGGAAAATTTTCCCTAAAGAACACTTTGCTTTAGCTTGCCTAGCAAACAACACTCCAGGGATCCAGCTAACAATTAATGAGAAATACCTAGCAAAGTTTCCAAAAGAAAAAAGAACAACATTTTTGCTTCATGCGGAAGAACACCTGAAGAAAATCTGTGGCCCCGCCCAACCTATTGTTATTGAGAAATTCCCTTTCTCACAAACCATAAAAAAGGATCGTCTTTCCTATAAGCTCCTCGTTGGAGGAACGATTTTACTTTCTAGTTTAGGGATCATTGCTTTGGCAAGCTTCTATCTTGCTTTCTATGCTTATGAATGTATTCCCTCAGAATCGAAAAAAATAAAACAAGGCATAAATATTACAAAGCTGGTAGAGATACTACAAAAAGAGTCTCCTGAGAAAATCAGGTTAATTCTCTCGTATTTGGATCCTAAAAAAGCCGACGAGATCTTCAAACATTTACCTGAAGATATAAAACACCAAGTACTGAAATTATAA
- a CDS encoding FtsW/RodA/SpoVE family cell cycle protein, with the protein MRNTRYFSYVNSWVFVVIILLMTISVVVISSMDPSTILVTSSKGLLTNKSIMQIRHFALGWVAFFLCMYLDYHKLRNWAWCLYILMLLSLIGLFFVPAVQNVHRWYKIPLIGLSVQPSEYAKLIVVIMLSYTLDIRKSVISSKTTALLACIIVGIPFVLILKEPDLGTALVLCPVALAIFYLGNIHPVFVKISTIIAGMGMLCSLLIFSGMISHEKVKPYALKVIKEYQYERLSPSNHHQRASLISIGLGGVKGRGWKSGEFAGRGWLPYGYTDSVFSALGEEFGLIGLFFALWMFYCLICFGCRTVAVAVDGFGRLLAAGITVHISMHVLINISMMCGLMPITGVPLVLVSYGGSSVISTMASLGILQSIYSRRFSKY; encoded by the coding sequence ATGAGAAACACTAGATATTTCAGCTATGTCAATTCTTGGGTATTTGTTGTCATTATTTTATTAATGACGATCAGTGTGGTCGTGATTTCTTCTATGGACCCATCTACGATACTTGTAACCTCGTCAAAAGGATTGCTAACAAATAAAAGTATCATGCAGATACGCCATTTTGCTTTAGGCTGGGTAGCCTTTTTCTTATGCATGTACCTTGATTACCATAAATTGAGAAATTGGGCGTGGTGTCTCTATATCCTTATGCTGTTGAGCCTGATAGGTTTATTTTTTGTTCCTGCGGTGCAAAATGTCCACAGATGGTACAAAATCCCTTTGATTGGTTTAAGTGTTCAACCTTCAGAATATGCTAAGCTGATTGTTGTGATCATGCTTAGCTATACGTTAGATATACGTAAATCTGTCATTTCTTCGAAGACCACAGCTTTACTGGCTTGTATTATTGTGGGAATCCCTTTTGTCCTGATTTTGAAAGAGCCAGATTTAGGAACGGCTTTAGTGCTATGTCCCGTTGCTTTGGCAATTTTTTATCTAGGAAATATCCACCCCGTATTTGTAAAAATTAGCACGATCATTGCTGGCATGGGCATGCTGTGTTCCTTGTTGATTTTCTCAGGGATGATTTCTCATGAAAAGGTAAAACCTTATGCACTCAAGGTTATCAAGGAATACCAATATGAAAGATTAAGCCCTTCGAACCACCATCAACGTGCATCTTTAATTTCTATTGGACTCGGAGGTGTGAAGGGACGCGGATGGAAATCTGGAGAATTTGCTGGGAGGGGATGGTTGCCTTATGGATATACGGATTCCGTGTTTTCCGCTTTAGGAGAAGAGTTCGGATTGATCGGCCTGTTCTTTGCCTTATGGATGTTTTATTGTTTGATTTGTTTCGGTTGCCGAACGGTAGCTGTTGCCGTTGATGGTTTCGGTAGATTATTAGCCGCAGGGATTACCGTGCATATTTCTATGCACGTTCTAATTAATATTAGCATGATGTGTGGGTTAATGCCCATTACTGGAGTTCCTCTCGTTTTAGTTTCCTATGGAGGATCTTCAGTCATTTCGACTATGGCTTCATTGGGTATTTTACAGAGTATCTATAGCCGTAGATTCTCAAAATACTAA
- a CDS encoding FliI/YscN family ATPase, translating to MTHLNYEKSQLHYWQPYRTCGLLSRVSGNLLEVQGLSACLGELCRICTPKYPDILAEVIGFHNQTTLLMSLSPMHHVALGSEVLPLRRPPSLHLSDHLLGRVIDGFGNPLDNKESLPKTQIKPLISPPPSPMSRQPIQEIFPTGIKAIDAFLTLGKGQRIGVFSEPGSGKSSLLSAIASGSKSTINVIALIGERGREVREYIEQHASGLKHHRTIIVASPAHETAPTKVISGRAAMTIAEYFRDQGHDVLFIMDSLSRWIAALQEVALATGETLAAHHYAASVFHHVSEFTERAGNNERGSITALYAILYYPNHPDIFTDYLKSLLDGHFFLTHQGKALASPSIDILLSLSRSAKKLALPHHYAAAEKLRSLLKTYQEALDIIHLGAYSPGHDKDLDDAVKILPSIKNFLSQPLSSYCQLENTLKELEALVNLE from the coding sequence ATGACACATTTAAACTACGAAAAATCCCAACTGCACTATTGGCAGCCTTACCGTACGTGTGGACTGCTTTCTAGGGTTTCTGGAAATCTCTTAGAAGTTCAGGGGCTTTCTGCATGTCTCGGAGAACTCTGCCGCATCTGCACTCCCAAATATCCCGATATACTTGCTGAAGTTATCGGTTTCCATAACCAAACAACATTGCTCATGTCCCTATCTCCTATGCATCATGTGGCTTTAGGTTCGGAAGTGCTTCCCCTACGTCGTCCACCCTCACTCCACCTCTCGGATCATCTTCTTGGTCGTGTTATTGATGGATTTGGGAACCCTTTGGACAACAAAGAAAGTCTCCCAAAAACACAGATAAAACCGTTAATTTCTCCGCCTCCATCTCCCATGTCACGTCAACCTATTCAAGAGATTTTCCCTACAGGGATTAAGGCAATCGATGCATTTTTAACCTTGGGGAAAGGACAACGCATCGGAGTATTTTCAGAACCGGGAAGTGGGAAATCTTCACTATTATCCGCCATTGCGTCAGGATCAAAATCTACTATTAATGTCATTGCCCTGATTGGCGAAAGAGGACGTGAAGTTCGTGAGTATATAGAACAACATGCTTCAGGACTAAAACATCATCGGACCATCATTGTTGCCTCTCCCGCACATGAAACAGCACCTACAAAAGTGATTTCCGGGCGTGCTGCCATGACTATCGCGGAATATTTCCGAGATCAAGGACATGATGTGTTATTTATTATGGACTCGCTATCACGATGGATAGCCGCACTACAAGAAGTTGCGTTGGCAACAGGAGAAACACTAGCAGCACACCATTATGCCGCCTCTGTTTTCCATCATGTTTCTGAATTTACAGAACGTGCTGGAAATAACGAACGCGGTTCGATAACAGCTCTTTATGCTATTTTATACTATCCCAACCATCCGGATATTTTTACTGATTATCTTAAATCTCTCTTAGATGGGCATTTCTTCCTTACGCATCAGGGGAAAGCTCTAGCCTCTCCCTCTATTGATATTCTTCTTAGCTTATCAAGATCGGCGAAAAAACTTGCCCTTCCTCATCACTATGCAGCTGCGGAAAAGCTGCGTAGCTTACTCAAAACATATCAAGAAGCTTTAGATATTATCCATTTAGGAGCCTACAGTCCCGGACACGATAAAGATCTCGATGATGCTGTAAAAATCCTTCCTAGCATAAAAAACTTCCTTTCGCAGCCTTTGTCCAGTTACTGTCAGTTGGAAAATACTTTGAAAGAGTTGGAGGCTTTGGTAAATCTTGAATAA
- a CDS encoding biotin--[acetyl-CoA-carboxylase] ligase: MKVIYYEIAETPSTNATAKQFMHVWNPFALTVVSTQKQTDGKGKFNKSWVSSNKDLTLSFCFFITELDIDVSLLFRLGTEAVLELIQDLGITNGTIKWPNDVLVHGEKLCGVLSETLPSQGYLGIVLGIGINGNSSQEDLASIEQPATSLSILLQHPIDLEEIRHRLVEHVRKCILQRFSKILAREMNHG; encoded by the coding sequence ATGAAAGTTATTTATTATGAAATTGCAGAAACTCCATCTACAAATGCAACAGCAAAACAATTCATGCATGTGTGGAATCCTTTTGCTCTTACTGTTGTGTCCACTCAAAAACAAACCGACGGAAAGGGGAAATTTAATAAGTCCTGGGTATCTTCTAATAAAGACCTTACCCTTTCCTTCTGCTTTTTCATTACTGAACTTGATATTGATGTTAGCTTATTATTTCGTTTAGGGACAGAAGCGGTACTCGAATTAATTCAGGATTTAGGCATCACAAACGGAACCATAAAATGGCCTAATGATGTTTTGGTACATGGTGAAAAGCTCTGTGGTGTTCTTAGCGAAACTCTACCATCCCAAGGGTACTTGGGTATCGTTTTAGGAATAGGGATCAATGGCAATAGTTCCCAGGAAGACCTAGCCTCTATTGAGCAACCTGCCACCTCTCTCTCTATACTTTTACAGCATCCTATAGACCTTGAAGAGATCCGTCATCGGCTTGTGGAACATGTGCGGAAGTGCATCTTGCAAAGATTCTCAAAAATCTTAGCGAGAGAAATGAATCACGGGTAA
- a CDS encoding pseudouridine synthase, translated as MGKIRLNKFLASSGVASRRKCDEIIFSGHVTVNGRVAPGPFVLVDEETDTVKVDGRRVGMTKKVYFMVHKPLGYLCSSERTFPGDKLVIDLFSHLPYRVFTVGRLDKETSGLILVTNDGEFSNKIIHPSFGITKEYLLKVSRDVTAKNLEDLMEGTVIDGKRVRPVSVEKIRRGTLKIIVNEGKKHEIRLFAEAAGLPILELSRIRIGSFVLGGLRYGEYRELTDAEILTYM; from the coding sequence ATGGGAAAGATTCGTCTTAATAAATTTTTAGCTTCTTCAGGGGTTGCGTCGCGGAGAAAGTGTGATGAGATCATCTTTTCAGGACATGTAACTGTAAATGGTCGGGTAGCGCCAGGCCCTTTTGTCTTGGTGGATGAAGAGACGGACACAGTGAAGGTCGACGGTCGTCGAGTAGGCATGACCAAGAAGGTGTATTTTATGGTACATAAGCCCCTGGGATACTTGTGTTCTTCAGAGAGAACATTCCCAGGTGATAAGTTAGTTATCGATTTATTTTCCCATCTCCCTTATCGCGTATTTACTGTGGGTAGGTTAGACAAGGAGACTTCAGGGTTGATTTTAGTCACGAATGATGGGGAATTTTCTAATAAGATTATTCATCCTTCTTTTGGCATTACAAAAGAGTATTTGCTTAAAGTCAGTCGTGATGTTACAGCAAAAAATCTTGAAGATCTTATGGAAGGTACAGTTATCGATGGCAAGAGAGTCAGGCCGGTTTCTGTAGAGAAAATCCGTCGAGGGACCCTCAAGATTATTGTAAATGAAGGGAAAAAACACGAAATTCGTTTATTTGCTGAGGCTGCAGGGTTGCCTATTTTAGAGCTTTCTCGTATTCGTATCGGGAGTTTCGTTCTCGGTGGTCTACGTTACGGGGAATATCGCGAGCTTACTGACGCAGAGATTCTTACCTACATGTAG
- a CDS encoding VIT1/CCC1 transporter family protein, which produces MNTDYAHFKNATPEEHIKIVRDQHGVCLGEPHRTIKGFFYHLASDALSTGIFLFFIRTLAFLLSMPQAAQTEILFSLGLGWIFYRGCLKAKKAWSYMELSHRFMLQEKEEIENHPEQERLELSVIFKNQGFKSPLLEEMVDYVCSDSTLLLDTMIREELHISMENFPHPLKQGGTRMLGGFIGIIFFLPLILCSSYTVVAVLSGILITALSATKAKILGNDMITEVVWVLGIFITSISIVCTCVKFL; this is translated from the coding sequence ATGAATACTGATTATGCTCACTTCAAAAATGCAACCCCTGAAGAACACATCAAAATTGTTAGAGATCAGCATGGTGTCTGCCTGGGCGAACCTCATAGAACAATAAAAGGTTTTTTCTATCACCTGGCAAGTGACGCTCTATCCACAGGAATCTTTTTATTTTTCATTAGAACGCTGGCCTTCCTTCTTTCTATGCCTCAAGCAGCACAAACCGAAATTCTATTTTCGTTAGGACTAGGATGGATTTTTTACCGTGGTTGTTTGAAAGCAAAAAAAGCCTGGTCTTACATGGAGCTTTCTCATCGGTTCATGTTACAAGAAAAAGAAGAAATCGAAAACCATCCCGAGCAAGAACGCTTAGAGCTCAGTGTGATCTTCAAAAACCAAGGATTTAAGTCGCCTCTCCTTGAAGAAATGGTAGATTATGTTTGTTCGGACTCCACTCTTCTTCTGGATACGATGATTCGCGAAGAGCTGCACATTTCTATGGAGAATTTCCCTCATCCTTTAAAACAGGGAGGGACACGTATGCTAGGAGGCTTTATAGGCATCATTTTCTTCCTACCATTAATTCTCTGTTCTAGTTATACAGTAGTTGCCGTATTATCTGGCATCCTCATTACAGCACTCTCTGCTACTAAAGCAAAGATATTAGGTAATGATATGATTACAGAAGTTGTATGGGTTTTAGGTATTTTTATTACCTCGATAAGTATCGTTTGCACTTGTGTAAAATTTTTATAG
- a CDS encoding cation-translocating P-type ATPase, whose translation MFSQLFSSPFSPEKLNNFFESGMTEDNSPMLSQGSRLLNRNLSLKSACVSLGMYLCALVFYWFHVTEISNLFVVFTFFLAGTPALIKSLDDIRNKTVNIDILMTSAAFGSIFIGGALEGSLLLVLFAISEALGQMVSGKAKGTLASLKHLAPTIAWVVQEDGNLEKIPVRLVEVGHIIRVKSGEIVPLDGEIVHGSSSINLMHLTGEKIPKSCQVGSIVPAGAHNLEGSFDLKVLKTGADSTISHIINLVIQAQKSKPRLQQRLDKYSSVYALTIFAISTSIAVLVPLFTSIPFLGPNSAFYRALAFLIAASPCALIIAIPIAYLSAVNACAKHGVLLKGGVVLDRLASCNSIVMDKTGTLTTGELTCIGCDTFGNEHPDFFPSILALEQSSMHPIAQAIVSYLMKNNVSSRPAEEYCMIPGQGVRGLFEGKEAFVGRVDTALQKIPQDYVQELEERIHTARQRGEICSLAYLQDCYALFYFKDTPRPDAEKIVKELRNDGYTISMLTGDHQISAENTAKLLGISEVFANLSPDDKLDKVRELAKQRHILMVGDGINDAPALAQATVGVAMGEAGSATAIEAADIVLLHDAISLLPWIIRKAKQTRRIVTQNLGLALAIILLVSWPASLGIIPLWLAVILHEGSTIVVGLNALRLLK comes from the coding sequence ATGTTTTCACAACTATTCTCTTCTCCATTTTCACCAGAAAAGCTAAATAATTTTTTTGAGTCGGGGATGACCGAAGACAATAGTCCGATGTTATCTCAAGGGAGCCGGTTACTCAACCGTAATTTATCTTTAAAATCGGCGTGTGTTTCCTTAGGGATGTACTTGTGTGCATTAGTGTTCTATTGGTTTCACGTTACAGAGATTTCCAATCTGTTTGTCGTTTTTACATTCTTTCTTGCTGGGACTCCAGCTTTGATAAAATCGTTAGATGATATTCGCAATAAGACTGTAAATATTGACATCTTAATGACGTCAGCAGCGTTCGGATCGATTTTTATTGGTGGAGCTTTAGAGGGATCTTTACTTCTTGTTTTGTTTGCTATTTCTGAAGCTTTAGGGCAAATGGTATCCGGGAAAGCCAAGGGAACATTAGCCTCTTTGAAACATCTAGCTCCCACAATAGCCTGGGTAGTCCAAGAAGATGGGAATTTAGAGAAAATTCCCGTACGTCTTGTAGAAGTTGGTCATATCATTCGAGTAAAAAGTGGCGAGATTGTTCCTTTAGATGGAGAAATTGTTCACGGATCTTCCTCGATCAATCTTATGCATCTTACCGGGGAGAAAATTCCTAAATCTTGTCAGGTTGGCTCTATAGTTCCTGCAGGGGCGCACAATCTCGAGGGAAGTTTTGATCTTAAGGTTTTGAAAACAGGTGCGGACTCTACCATCTCTCACATTATCAATTTAGTTATTCAAGCGCAGAAATCGAAACCACGTTTACAACAACGTCTAGACAAGTATTCTTCAGTTTATGCGTTGACGATTTTTGCTATCTCTACCTCTATAGCGGTTTTAGTCCCTCTATTTACCTCGATTCCTTTCTTAGGGCCTAATAGTGCGTTTTATCGTGCTTTAGCTTTTCTCATAGCAGCATCTCCCTGCGCATTAATTATAGCTATTCCTATTGCCTATCTCAGCGCTGTAAATGCTTGTGCAAAGCATGGTGTTCTTCTTAAAGGTGGTGTCGTTTTAGACCGTTTAGCTTCCTGTAATTCTATTGTTATGGATAAAACAGGGACCCTCACAACCGGAGAGCTTACCTGTATTGGTTGTGATACGTTCGGTAATGAACATCCTGATTTCTTCCCTTCGATTTTAGCTTTAGAACAATCTTCCATGCATCCTATAGCTCAAGCAATTGTTTCCTACCTCATGAAAAATAATGTTTCCTCACGTCCTGCAGAAGAGTACTGCATGATTCCAGGACAAGGTGTACGAGGGCTTTTTGAAGGCAAGGAAGCATTCGTAGGGAGAGTAGATACTGCCTTACAAAAAATTCCCCAAGATTACGTTCAAGAATTAGAAGAGCGTATACACACTGCACGACAACGCGGAGAAATCTGCTCTCTTGCTTATTTGCAAGATTGTTATGCTCTCTTTTATTTTAAAGACACACCACGTCCTGATGCCGAAAAAATTGTCAAGGAGCTTCGAAACGACGGGTATACGATTAGCATGTTGACAGGAGACCATCAAATTAGTGCAGAAAATACTGCCAAGCTTTTGGGGATCTCCGAGGTATTTGCAAATTTATCTCCCGATGACAAATTAGACAAAGTACGTGAACTTGCGAAGCAACGTCATATTCTCATGGTTGGGGATGGGATCAATGATGCTCCTGCTCTTGCCCAAGCCACGGTAGGTGTCGCTATGGGAGAAGCAGGCAGTGCGACAGCTATAGAAGCTGCTGATATAGTTCTCCTTCATGATGCGATTTCCCTACTACCCTGGATTATAAGGAAAGCTAAGCAAACACGAAGGATCGTGACCCAAAACTTGGGATTAGCTCTTGCGATTATTCTTCTTGTTTCTTGGCCAGCATCTTTGGGGATTATTCCCTTATGGTTAGCCGTGATCCTTCACGAGGGGAGCACTATCGTTGTAGGGCTCAATGCTTTGCGCTTGCTGAAATAG
- a CDS encoding NifU family protein yields the protein MTIPFQPVASWANVSPKVMKKFHKFYCGGTFSAEDAESKGAHLIIGSQGHRLMGNYVIFYWLIDKVNGKIMDAKFQYFGHPFLLVLAEATCNLVIGKTYAQAYNLTVNSIDTELRSHPSKPALPENSSSLYHSIIDALDIAAEQCMEIPLEDGSLPLKESFLPSEIEDANPYTQEAWEALSVESRLHALRTITEDKISPYVALDGGSVLIEKLEGNIVTIAYAGNCSGCFSAIGSTLNSIGQLLRAYVYSELQIKVNEASLDFSMSQYSDETN from the coding sequence ATGACAATTCCATTTCAACCTGTCGCCTCTTGGGCAAACGTATCTCCAAAAGTGATGAAGAAGTTTCACAAGTTTTACTGTGGGGGAACATTTTCCGCTGAAGATGCAGAAAGTAAAGGGGCTCATCTGATTATCGGCAGTCAAGGCCATCGCCTCATGGGGAATTACGTCATATTCTATTGGTTGATCGATAAGGTAAATGGAAAAATTATGGACGCTAAATTCCAATATTTTGGCCATCCCTTTTTACTCGTCCTTGCTGAAGCTACGTGTAATTTAGTTATTGGCAAAACCTACGCACAAGCCTATAACCTTACGGTGAACTCTATCGACACCGAACTCCGCTCTCATCCCAGCAAACCTGCCCTTCCAGAAAATAGCTCGTCTCTGTACCACAGTATCATCGATGCTTTGGATATTGCTGCAGAACAATGCATGGAAATTCCTCTTGAGGATGGTTCCCTTCCTCTCAAAGAATCTTTCTTACCTTCAGAGATCGAAGACGCTAATCCTTATACTCAAGAAGCCTGGGAAGCTCTGTCCGTAGAATCACGACTACATGCTCTACGTACAATCACCGAAGATAAAATCTCTCCCTACGTAGCTCTTGATGGTGGTAGTGTACTTATTGAAAAACTGGAAGGAAATATCGTAACAATTGCCTATGCAGGAAATTGTTCTGGATGTTTTTCTGCTATAGGATCTACATTGAATTCTATAGGCCAACTTTTACGTGCCTACGTTTATTCTGAATTGCAAATTAAAGTAAATGAGGCCTCTTTAGATTTTTCTATGTCTCAATACTCCGACGAAACTAATTAA
- a CDS encoding flagellar biosynthesis protein, whose protein sequence is MSQSPGSLSDTEDSPEKTTDWDAGFSQGFSEGEASGYDKAFQELLSLIQIFRKLSIRMLSEIEKIPQQLKPDLVELAILTCEKFLYKKLDNVEELALLISSALQQHTSLRSLSPVKIFLHPEDHKKLNDWIATHEIPMIKHAEFLPDISCKKSSYKMEVPSGILRQEIGEELDHLLSVLTV, encoded by the coding sequence ATGTCTCAATCCCCTGGTTCGCTTTCAGATACTGAAGATTCCCCAGAAAAAACTACAGACTGGGACGCAGGATTCTCCCAAGGTTTTTCAGAAGGAGAAGCCTCGGGATATGATAAGGCATTTCAAGAACTATTATCTCTAATTCAGATATTCCGAAAGCTATCGATCCGTATGCTCTCTGAAATAGAGAAAATCCCTCAACAACTCAAACCTGACCTTGTAGAACTCGCTATTCTTACCTGCGAAAAATTCCTCTATAAAAAATTAGATAATGTGGAAGAGCTTGCGCTTTTGATTTCGTCAGCTCTACAACAGCATACCTCCTTACGATCTTTATCTCCGGTAAAGATTTTCCTTCATCCTGAAGACCATAAGAAACTAAATGATTGGATAGCCACGCATGAAATCCCCATGATTAAACATGCAGAGTTTCTCCCCGACATCTCTTGCAAAAAATCCAGCTATAAAATGGAGGTTCCCTCAGGAATCCTAAGACAAGAAATTGGAGAAGAACTAGATCATTTGCTTTCTGTTTTAACAGTATGA
- a CDS encoding aminotransferase class V-fold PLP-dependent enzyme — protein MDRSHIRTTSRVIWLNNQQAIPPSASVRGSFETYADPFSLIPSSAIKLLNETEEAVRKLVGCSKETHTFHFLPHFPHAVMIIVAALLENLTFFQGRNHLLISSHEQQYHIDAICRRQGLGTTYDWVTINSSGRLSPEQLTEALTPRTLLFSLSAANGMTGLIEPIETLQPLCQDRGVILHLDLSDILGRATVTPEMLHADILTFSSLALGGIGNIGGMFIKKSLSKFFDLWLPSNSPGTLCLGSVAAMKTACQERASSLSSLILQSINLRSKLTKELQAACPDVQFLFPELENKLPNVMLAAIEDTPAESLAFFLHQQGIYPGLGYERFQPISQILQNCGVSPFLCHSTLHFSFTERTKDEQFTTLGHVIQEGIAHLKSAIASSV, from the coding sequence ATGGACCGGTCACACATTCGAACGACATCCAGAGTTATTTGGTTAAACAACCAACAAGCGATTCCTCCTTCTGCTTCAGTGAGGGGGAGCTTTGAAACCTATGCCGATCCCTTTTCCTTGATACCCTCTTCAGCAATCAAGCTCCTGAATGAAACTGAAGAGGCTGTCCGTAAGCTGGTCGGTTGTTCTAAAGAAACGCACACGTTTCATTTTCTTCCACATTTCCCTCATGCTGTTATGATTATTGTAGCGGCATTATTAGAGAATCTGACTTTTTTCCAGGGGAGGAATCACCTTCTGATTTCTTCTCATGAACAGCAATATCATATCGACGCGATTTGCCGCCGCCAAGGTTTGGGAACTACTTATGATTGGGTAACGATCAACTCGTCGGGAAGACTCTCTCCGGAACAACTTACAGAAGCATTAACACCACGCACTTTATTATTTTCATTATCTGCAGCTAACGGCATGACGGGGCTGATCGAACCTATAGAGACATTACAGCCCTTATGTCAGGATCGGGGGGTTATCTTGCACTTAGATCTCTCTGATATTTTAGGACGTGCCACGGTAACTCCAGAAATGCTGCATGCCGATATCCTAACGTTTTCTTCTCTAGCTTTAGGAGGCATTGGGAACATCGGAGGAATGTTCATTAAAAAATCCCTGAGTAAGTTTTTCGATTTATGGTTACCTTCTAACTCTCCAGGAACATTGTGTTTAGGTTCTGTAGCCGCGATGAAAACGGCTTGTCAAGAACGCGCATCTTCTTTGTCCTCACTCATCTTACAATCGATAAATCTAAGAAGCAAACTGACGAAAGAACTCCAAGCAGCGTGTCCTGACGTGCAATTTCTTTTCCCTGAGTTAGAAAATAAACTTCCCAATGTCATGCTCGCCGCTATAGAGGATACCCCTGCAGAGAGCTTAGCTTTCTTCCTGCATCAACAAGGCATCTATCCCGGGCTGGGTTACGAACGCTTCCAACCTATATCTCAAATCTTACAAAATTGTGGTGTATCGCCTTTTCTCTGTCATAGTACCCTACACTTTTCCTTTACAGAGAGAACGAAAGATGAACAGTTTACTACCTTAGGGCATGTTATCCAAGAGGGTATTGCCCACCTAAAATCTGCAATTGCGAGCTCCGTATGA
- a CDS encoding 2,3-bisphosphoglycerate-dependent phosphoglycerate mutase, translating to MAFLILLRHGKSVWNEKNLFTGWVDIPLSQKGIDEAMLAGEAIKDLPIDCIFTSSLVRSLMTALLAMTHHNSKKIPYIVHDDPEQKHMSKIYSDEVNHMIPLYRSSALNERMYGELQGKNKKKTAEQFGEEQVKLWRRSYKTAPPNGESLYDTGQRTIPYFQETIFPLLQNSKNVFVSAHGNSLRSLIMDIEKLSEEEVHSLELPTGKPIVYLWTGHTFERHPELFG from the coding sequence ATGGCCTTTCTTATCTTATTACGACACGGGAAATCCGTCTGGAATGAAAAAAACCTTTTTACAGGATGGGTGGATATTCCCCTAAGTCAAAAAGGTATTGACGAAGCAATGCTTGCAGGCGAAGCCATCAAAGACCTTCCCATAGATTGCATCTTTACCTCCTCTCTTGTGCGAAGTTTAATGACGGCATTGCTTGCTATGACGCATCACAACTCTAAAAAAATCCCTTACATTGTTCACGATGATCCTGAACAAAAGCACATGAGTAAGATCTATAGTGATGAAGTCAACCACATGATCCCACTGTACCGTTCTAGCGCACTCAATGAAAGAATGTACGGGGAACTCCAAGGAAAAAATAAAAAAAAAACCGCTGAGCAATTTGGGGAGGAGCAAGTAAAATTGTGGCGACGTAGTTATAAGACCGCCCCTCCTAATGGCGAAAGTCTTTATGATACTGGGCAACGCACCATCCCCTATTTTCAGGAAACTATTTTCCCTTTGTTGCAGAATTCAAAAAATGTATTTGTATCTGCACATGGAAATTCCTTACGTTCACTCATTATGGATATAGAAAAATTAAGTGAAGAAGAGGTACACTCCTTGGAGTTACCTACAGGAAAACCCATAGTATATTTATGGACCGGTCACACATTCGAACGACATCCAGAGTTATTTGGTTAA